The following proteins are co-located in the Acanthochromis polyacanthus isolate Apoly-LR-REF ecotype Palm Island chromosome 7, KAUST_Apoly_ChrSc, whole genome shotgun sequence genome:
- the inpp5l gene encoding inositol polyphosphate-5-phosphatase A isoform X1, with protein METLTDVLLVTANVGSLFDNVGEIQNEWLQELYKTIHSYKPQFIALHFQEVGGKDYMANMGHAENFFWSIESSDEMKDFDRVCIYVDNQFQAEDSFTALGSMYFIHKALKNVYQYDFEAKDFKAVSGQTKYVGSLDGVTTVEKEKFPKNFWPDFKWSRKGFMRTRWIIHNQGLDLVNVHLFHDASNLIACNSSPSIYSANRKNALRYVINRISDSRYTPLPFFVFGDFNFRLDTLSLVQHLSTATDVQTVKKDSSNEVEKIICEEKDNDHKVLLQIEEKLFAYLHQAVFREDNGRALLKYDKEVAAFQDVIKEEDIKFPPSYPYSEEYAKPTQYMNTRCPAWCDRILMSHAAQDFIDRRDDGEKSVVYNTVGPNVCMGDHKPVFLSFSLKTNDH; from the exons GTTGGTGAAATTCAAAATGAATGGTTACAAGAACTGTATAAG ACGATCCACAGCTACAAGCCGCAGTTCATCGCCCTGCACTTCCAGGAGGTGGGAGGAAAGGATTACATGGCCAACATGGGCCATGCAGAAAACTTCTTCTG GAGCATTGAGTCCAGTGATGAAATGAAAGACTTTGACAGGGTTTGCATTTATGTGGACAACCAGTTCCAAGCAGAGGACAGCTTCACG GCTTTGGGGAGCATGTACTTCATCCACAAGGCACTGAAAAATGTCTATCAATATGACTTCGAAG ctAAGGATTTTAAAGCGGTGTCGGGGCAGACCAAGTACGTGGGCTCTCTGGACGGGGTCACCACAGTGGAGAAAGAAAAATTCCCAAAGAATTTCTGGCCTGAT TTCAAGTGGTCCAGAAAGGGCTTCATGAGGACCCGCTGGATCATACACAACCA aggtctagaccTGGTCAATGTCCACCTGTTCCACGATGCCTCCAACCTCATTGCCTGCAACTCCAGCCCTTCTATTTACTCAGCTAACCGTAAAAACGCCCTCAGATATGTCATCAACAG AATATCAGACAGCCGCTACACTCCTCTGCCTTTTTTCGTGTTTGGAGATTTCAACTTCCGTCTGGACACGCTATCTCTGGTCCAG CATTTATCCACTGCAACAGATGTGCAGACAGTGAAGAAGGATAGCAGCAACGAAGTGGAGAAAATCATTTGCGAGGAAAAAGACAACGACCACAAG GTACTGCTCCAAATTGAGGAGAAGCTGTTTGCCTACCTGCACCAGGCGGTTTTCAGAGAGGACAACGGCAGAGCG CTTTTGAAGTATGACAAAGAGGTCGCAGCCTTTCAAGATGTAATTAAGGAAGAGGACATTAAGTTTCCACCCAG CTACCCCTACAGTGAAGAGTACGCCAAACCAACGCAGTACATGAACACTCGCTGTCCTGCGTGGTGTGATCGCATCCTCATGTCACACGCTGCCCAAGACTTCATCGACAGG AGAGATGACGGTGAGAAGAGTGTTGTTTACAACACAGTGGGTCCTAATGTCTGTATGGGAGACCATAAG ccTGTTTTCTTGTCCTTCTCGCTGAAGACGAATGACCATTGA
- the nkx6.3 gene encoding homeobox protein Nkx-6.3 translates to MDPNIQGSFLFNNSLNQFPSDLKAPVCQYSVPNSFYKLNPGLNSQLPPGTPHGISDILSRSMVGVGSTGTTTLLSGYSTMGGFGPSVTSTSMYYNRDYNSSLGGFSKPGAECPMKARSVSCWAESSCEWRGGRQQCTNSAAPLGEMSSRKKHTRPTFSGHQIFALEKTFEQTKYLAGPERARLAYSLGMTESQVKVWFQNRRTKWRKKSASEPSSTQASLAGQGGEASENEVEDEEYNKPLDPDSDDDKIRLLLRKHRRAFSVLRLGPHHV, encoded by the exons ATGGATCCAAACATCCAGGGATCTTTCCTGttcaacaacagcctgaacCAGTTCCCCTCCGACCTCAAGGCGCCAGTGTGCCAGTACTCGGTGCCCAACTCTTTCTACAAGCTCAACCCGGGCCTGAACAGCCAGCTGCCGCCAGGGACGCCTCACGGCATCAGCGACATCCTGAGCCGCTCCATGGTCGGCGTGGGCTCCACAGGCACCACCACCCTGCTGTCCGGATACTCCACCATGGGGGGCTTCGGCCCCTCCGTCACCAGCACGTCCATGTACTACAACCGAGACTACAACTCGTCGCTGGGCGGCTTCTCCAAGCCGGGCGCCGAGTGCCCCATGAAGGCTCGTAGTGTGAGCTGCTGGGCAGAGAGCAGCTGTGAGTGGAGAGGAGGGAGGCAGCAGTGCACCAACA GCGCTGCTCCTCTTGGGGAGATGTCCAGCAGGAAGAAACACACCAGACCAACATTTAGTGGACATCAGATATTTGCTCTGGAGAAAACCTTCGAGCAGACCAAGTACTTGGCCGGGCCTGAGAGAGCCAGACTGGCTTATTCTCTGGGAATGACTGAATCACAGGTCAAG GTGTGGTTTCAGAACCGACGTACCAAGTGGAGGAAGAAGAGCGCCTCCGAGCCGAGCTCCACGCAGGCCAGCCTCGCCGGGCAGGGCGGGGAGGCCTCGGAGAACGAAGTGGAGGACGAAGAGTACAACAAGCCGTTGGATCCCGACTCAGACGACGATAAGATCCGGCTGCTGCTGCGCAAACACCGCAGGGCTTTCTCCGTGCTGCGCCTGGGGCCGCACCACGTCTGA
- the inpp5l gene encoding inositol polyphosphate-5-phosphatase A isoform X2, producing MANMGHAENFFWSIESSDEMKDFDRVCIYVDNQFQAEDSFTALGSMYFIHKALKNVYQYDFEAKDFKAVSGQTKYVGSLDGVTTVEKEKFPKNFWPDFKWSRKGFMRTRWIIHNQGLDLVNVHLFHDASNLIACNSSPSIYSANRKNALRYVINRISDSRYTPLPFFVFGDFNFRLDTLSLVQHLSTATDVQTVKKDSSNEVEKIICEEKDNDHKVLLQIEEKLFAYLHQAVFREDNGRALLKYDKEVAAFQDVIKEEDIKFPPSYPYSEEYAKPTQYMNTRCPAWCDRILMSHAAQDFIDRRDDGEKSVVYNTVGPNVCMGDHKPVFLSFSLKTNDH from the exons ATGGCCAACATGGGCCATGCAGAAAACTTCTTCTG GAGCATTGAGTCCAGTGATGAAATGAAAGACTTTGACAGGGTTTGCATTTATGTGGACAACCAGTTCCAAGCAGAGGACAGCTTCACG GCTTTGGGGAGCATGTACTTCATCCACAAGGCACTGAAAAATGTCTATCAATATGACTTCGAAG ctAAGGATTTTAAAGCGGTGTCGGGGCAGACCAAGTACGTGGGCTCTCTGGACGGGGTCACCACAGTGGAGAAAGAAAAATTCCCAAAGAATTTCTGGCCTGAT TTCAAGTGGTCCAGAAAGGGCTTCATGAGGACCCGCTGGATCATACACAACCA aggtctagaccTGGTCAATGTCCACCTGTTCCACGATGCCTCCAACCTCATTGCCTGCAACTCCAGCCCTTCTATTTACTCAGCTAACCGTAAAAACGCCCTCAGATATGTCATCAACAG AATATCAGACAGCCGCTACACTCCTCTGCCTTTTTTCGTGTTTGGAGATTTCAACTTCCGTCTGGACACGCTATCTCTGGTCCAG CATTTATCCACTGCAACAGATGTGCAGACAGTGAAGAAGGATAGCAGCAACGAAGTGGAGAAAATCATTTGCGAGGAAAAAGACAACGACCACAAG GTACTGCTCCAAATTGAGGAGAAGCTGTTTGCCTACCTGCACCAGGCGGTTTTCAGAGAGGACAACGGCAGAGCG CTTTTGAAGTATGACAAAGAGGTCGCAGCCTTTCAAGATGTAATTAAGGAAGAGGACATTAAGTTTCCACCCAG CTACCCCTACAGTGAAGAGTACGCCAAACCAACGCAGTACATGAACACTCGCTGTCCTGCGTGGTGTGATCGCATCCTCATGTCACACGCTGCCCAAGACTTCATCGACAGG AGAGATGACGGTGAGAAGAGTGTTGTTTACAACACAGTGGGTCCTAATGTCTGTATGGGAGACCATAAG ccTGTTTTCTTGTCCTTCTCGCTGAAGACGAATGACCATTGA